One Glycine max cultivar Williams 82 chromosome 6, Glycine_max_v4.0, whole genome shotgun sequence DNA segment encodes these proteins:
- the LOC100813655 gene encoding protein HVA22 isoform X3 — MVLQPILEWIPIWYDVKLLTVAWLVLPQFAGAAYLYERFVREHIRKYITERQYLYGNHQQQSKKSPNNGGKAKKFVEFVTPKKDASIFSHTHGLRVGEKWRKGFGSRLKNRILYRIMGQRNFKLGYLGSVAK, encoded by the exons GATACCAATTTGGTACGATGTGAAACTATTGACGGTGGCATGGCTGGTGTTGCCACAGTTCGCAGGAGCTGCGTACTTATATGAAAGGTTCGTGAGAGAGCATATAAGGAAATATATAACGGAGAGACAGTATCTCTATGGCAACCACCAGCAACAAAGCAAAAAGTCTCCCAATAACGGTGGCAAGGCCAAGAAATTCGTCGAATTCGTCACGCCCAAGAAA GATGCATCTATTTTCTCTCATACACACGGGCTTAGGGTAGGGGAAAAATGGAGAAAGGGATTTGGGTCGCGGCTCAAGAATCGAATACTTTATAGGATCATGGGCCAAAGAAATTTCAAGTTGGGTTATTTGGGCTCAgttgcaaaataa